The proteins below come from a single Roseiflexus sp. RS-1 genomic window:
- a CDS encoding YggT family protein — protein sequence MFSFIPYILKYRYLTAATVVIGIVEGVLIARFVLRLFAARPDNPVVQAVYGITQPLIAPLRVLDAGQPQYGASLEFATLTLLLVLPLITALMWRLTQKNPSDS from the coding sequence ATGTTCTCATTCATACCATATATACTGAAATATCGATACCTGACAGCGGCAACGGTGGTAATCGGCATTGTGGAGGGGGTACTGATCGCGCGGTTCGTCCTGCGGCTCTTCGCCGCACGCCCGGACAACCCGGTGGTTCAGGCGGTGTACGGTATCACGCAACCGTTGATTGCGCCGCTGCGCGTGCTCGATGCGGGGCAACCACAGTACGGCGCATCGCTCGAATTTGCGACACTCACGCTGCTGCTCGTGTTACCGCTCATCACTGCGCTTATGTGGAGATTGACCCAGAAGAATCCGTCAGATTCTTAG
- a CDS encoding DUF4388 domain-containing protein, with protein MALAGDLSEFSLTDIIQLIELSNKSGAVHLQGKRGTQEIDGWLYFRDGRIIGARLGSLPPLEAAYTFFTLTSGPFRFHEDVLLDKPTITQSNNMIIMEGIMRQEALAHAPEPVLSSTTILRLVPNPASTGSEISLEADEWRVLTMVNGKNTVGYIAQRSGLGEARTCEILNRLLESGLVEKRDSNLTDSLFPELERIVLEALGPAARALLVEAYVRAGIHDQDTATPEQVTTALSLFEASAMRSFGEARVREPVAQMRSFTQQVFRTM; from the coding sequence ATGGCACTCGCGGGCGACTTGAGCGAGTTTTCGCTGACCGACATTATTCAGTTGATCGAGTTGAGCAATAAGTCGGGTGCTGTGCATCTCCAGGGGAAGCGCGGCACGCAGGAGATCGATGGCTGGCTCTATTTCCGCGATGGGCGGATTATCGGTGCACGCCTGGGATCGCTGCCCCCCCTCGAAGCGGCGTATACCTTCTTTACCCTTACCTCTGGTCCTTTCCGCTTTCACGAAGATGTGTTGCTCGATAAGCCGACGATTACGCAGAGCAACAATATGATTATCATGGAAGGCATTATGCGCCAGGAAGCGCTGGCGCACGCCCCGGAACCTGTGCTTTCCTCGACGACGATCCTGCGTCTTGTGCCCAATCCGGCGTCTACTGGCAGCGAGATCAGCCTGGAAGCCGATGAGTGGCGCGTGTTGACGATGGTGAACGGAAAAAATACGGTCGGGTATATCGCGCAACGCAGCGGCCTGGGTGAGGCGCGCACGTGCGAAATCCTGAATCGCCTCCTCGAGAGTGGTCTGGTTGAAAAACGTGACTCGAACCTGACCGACTCGTTGTTCCCCGAACTTGAACGCATTGTTCTGGAGGCGCTCGGTCCTGCCGCCCGCGCGCTGCTGGTCGAAGCGTATGTGCGCGCCGGCATCCACGACCAGGATACGGCAACGCCGGAACAGGTCACGACTGCCCTCAGCCTCTTTGAGGCATCGGCGATGCGCTCGTTTGGCGAAGCGCGCGTTCGTGAGCCTGTTGCGCAAATGCGCTCTTTTACTCAGCAGGTCTTTCGCACGATGTGA
- a CDS encoding GlsB/YeaQ/YmgE family stress response membrane protein: protein MDPLQLLILLVIAGICGAVAELIVGFSPPGLHVMLVSIIIGVIGAFIGAWIASVLNLPPITEIRVGTIRLNLLYTIIGSTLLLVLLQALRSGRRWLWINRK, encoded by the coding sequence ATGGACCCATTACAGTTGCTGATCCTGCTGGTAATTGCTGGAATCTGCGGCGCAGTCGCTGAGTTAATCGTCGGCTTCAGTCCGCCGGGATTACATGTGATGCTGGTGTCGATCATCATTGGCGTGATCGGCGCATTCATCGGCGCCTGGATCGCCAGCGTGCTCAACCTGCCCCCGATCACGGAGATCCGCGTGGGCACGATCCGTCTCAATCTCCTGTACACCATCATTGGATCAACGCTTCTGCTGGTGCTGCTCCAGGCATTGCGCAGCGGCAGACGATGGCTGTGGATCAACAGGAAGTAA
- a CDS encoding response regulator, which produces MMIRPEDAYVLVIEDDANNLMITVDLLRMMGIRYVNARASGRQALKLIETVTRVDLVLLDIQLPYEDGYQVSRQLRAHPKLRAARIAAVTANVLPQDEARARAAGFDGFIGKPIDFDRFPQQIRLLLEGAEVWQPR; this is translated from the coding sequence ATGATGATCCGCCCGGAAGACGCTTATGTGCTGGTCATAGAGGATGACGCAAACAATCTGATGATAACTGTCGATCTGCTCCGCATGATGGGCATTCGCTACGTCAATGCGCGTGCGTCCGGTCGGCAGGCGTTGAAACTGATCGAGACGGTGACACGTGTCGATCTCGTCCTGCTTGATATTCAACTGCCCTACGAAGATGGGTACCAGGTGTCGCGTCAATTGCGCGCACACCCGAAACTGCGCGCGGCTCGCATTGCAGCGGTGACCGCCAACGTTCTGCCCCAGGACGAAGCGCGCGCCCGCGCCGCCGGGTTCGATGGGTTCATCGGCAAACCTATCGATTTCGACCGTTTCCCGCAGCAGATCAGGTTACTGCTGGAAGGCGCCGAAGTCTGGCAGCCACGCTGA
- the murA gene encoding UDP-N-acetylglucosamine 1-carboxyvinyltransferase, which yields MERFVIEGGHRLSGSIKPSGNKNAALPLLAATLLTNHEVVLHNIPQIGDVAAMIGLLERLGARVERRGSHSWSICAADVGSAEPDPALARKIRASVLLAGPLLARRGFAAIPRPGGDMIGRRRLDTHLNALRDLGASIEVTPTAYLLHAERLRGADLFLDEMSVTGTEQAIMAAVLAEGDTVISNAASEPHVQDLCHFLNLLGARIEGIGTNRLFIQGVSSLRGGEYTIGPDFMEVASFIGLAAVTRSSLRIVGARPSEHRMTRIAFGRLGVSWRDEGDDIVVPADQELCIRDDVHNAIPKIDSSPWPGFNPDLISIAIVVATQARGTILIWEKMFESRLFFVDRLISMGARIVLCDPHRVVVVGPSQLYGEPDGLPSPDIRAGMALLLAALCAQGRSVIYNIGQIDRGYERIDERLRTLGAHIERVR from the coding sequence GTGGAACGTTTCGTCATCGAAGGCGGTCACCGTCTCAGTGGAAGCATTAAACCATCCGGCAACAAGAACGCAGCGTTGCCACTGCTGGCTGCAACGCTGCTGACCAACCACGAGGTTGTGTTGCACAACATTCCGCAGATCGGCGATGTTGCAGCAATGATCGGGTTGCTGGAACGTCTCGGTGCGCGGGTTGAACGCCGTGGTTCGCACAGCTGGTCGATCTGCGCCGCCGATGTTGGATCGGCAGAACCGGATCCCGCGCTGGCGCGCAAGATTCGCGCCTCGGTGCTGCTCGCCGGTCCGCTGCTGGCGCGGCGCGGGTTCGCCGCCATCCCCCGACCTGGCGGCGACATGATCGGACGTCGGCGCCTCGATACGCACCTCAACGCCTTGCGCGATCTCGGCGCCTCTATTGAAGTCACTCCGACTGCCTACCTGCTGCATGCCGAACGACTGCGTGGCGCCGACCTGTTTCTCGACGAAATGAGCGTTACCGGCACCGAGCAGGCAATCATGGCGGCTGTGCTCGCCGAAGGGGACACCGTGATCAGCAATGCCGCTTCCGAGCCGCACGTGCAGGACCTCTGCCACTTCCTCAATCTGTTGGGAGCGCGCATCGAAGGGATCGGCACCAACCGCCTCTTCATCCAGGGTGTTTCGTCTCTGCGAGGCGGCGAGTATACGATCGGACCGGACTTCATGGAAGTGGCATCGTTCATCGGGCTGGCGGCAGTGACCCGCAGTTCCCTGCGGATCGTCGGTGCACGCCCCTCCGAGCACCGCATGACACGGATTGCGTTTGGTCGGCTGGGTGTTTCCTGGCGCGATGAAGGCGATGACATCGTTGTGCCGGCGGATCAGGAGTTGTGCATTCGCGATGATGTGCACAATGCCATTCCGAAGATCGACTCCTCACCCTGGCCCGGATTCAACCCGGACCTGATCAGCATCGCTATCGTGGTTGCCACGCAGGCGCGCGGGACGATCCTGATCTGGGAAAAAATGTTTGAGAGCCGGTTGTTCTTTGTGGATCGATTGATCAGCATGGGAGCGCGAATTGTCCTGTGCGATCCGCACCGCGTCGTGGTTGTCGGTCCGAGCCAGTTGTACGGCGAACCGGATGGATTGCCAAGCCCCGACATCCGCGCTGGCATGGCGCTCCTGCTGGCGGCGCTGTGCGCTCAGGGGCGCAGCGTCATTTACAATATCGGTCAGATCGACCGCGGCTATGAGCGGATCGATGAGCGTCTGCGCACCCTTGGAGCGCATATCGAGCGTGTGCGGTAG
- the hisIE gene encoding bifunctional phosphoribosyl-AMP cyclohydrolase/phosphoribosyl-ATP diphosphatase HisIE, whose protein sequence is MTGNGIKFDASGLIPAIVQHARSGEVLMLGYMNEEALQQTLVSGMVTFWSRSRQALWRKGETSGNVLRLIEIRQDCDGDALLVLAEPAGPTCHTGRVSCFHRTLDGDVTPVRMPQSVILTDLANVIAQRASAPKEGSYTTKMLAGGVDRIGKKIGEEAAEVIIAAKNGAPDEVAWEIADLMYHTLVLLQQQGMAIEAVWHELRRRHGG, encoded by the coding sequence ATGACAGGCAACGGTATTAAGTTCGACGCATCAGGTCTGATCCCGGCTATCGTTCAGCATGCGCGGAGCGGCGAGGTGCTGATGCTGGGATACATGAACGAGGAGGCGTTGCAGCAGACGCTGGTGTCGGGCATGGTGACCTTCTGGAGCCGGAGTCGCCAGGCGCTCTGGCGCAAGGGTGAGACCTCCGGCAATGTGCTGCGCCTTATCGAAATCCGGCAGGATTGCGATGGCGACGCATTGCTGGTGCTGGCTGAGCCAGCGGGACCGACGTGCCACACCGGTCGTGTAAGTTGCTTTCACCGCACGCTTGATGGCGATGTCACCCCGGTGCGCATGCCGCAGTCGGTGATCCTGACCGATCTTGCGAATGTGATCGCCCAACGTGCATCCGCGCCAAAAGAAGGATCGTACACCACGAAGATGCTTGCAGGCGGTGTGGATCGGATCGGCAAGAAAATTGGCGAGGAAGCGGCAGAGGTGATCATCGCTGCGAAAAATGGCGCGCCTGACGAAGTGGCGTGGGAGATTGCCGACCTGATGTACCACACACTGGTTCTGCTGCAACAACAGGGGATGGCGATCGAAGCAGTCTGGCACGAACTGCGGCGACGCCACGGTGGTTGA
- the purH gene encoding bifunctional phosphoribosylaminoimidazolecarboxamide formyltransferase/IMP cyclohydrolase: MRALLSVSDKRGIEAFAAGLVELGYEIVSTGNTARTLAAAGIPVRPVSDVTGFPEILGGRVKTLHPAIHAGILARRDDPGHMAALDVHGIAPIDIVAVNLYPFSETIARPDVSFAEAIEQIDIGGPALVRAAAKNHDSVLVVVSPDDYDPVLTALRSEAVTPNLRRRLAARAFAHTAAYDAAIAAYLSDEPFPETLPLAFRKAQDLRYGENPHQRAALYGEFHTFFEQLHGRELSYINILDIAAVQGLIEEFDPQEGAALAIVKHTNPCGVGIGATPLEAWEKAFATDREAPFGGIIAVNQTLDLPLAQAIDEIFSEIVIAPAFADDALALLRKKKNRRLMRALRPVRLARGLAYHSVPGGILAQEPDLAPLDEEPFQVVTQRAPTETERAALRFAWRVVKHVKSNAIVFAAADRTLGIGAGQMSRVDSTRVAVWKAQNAGLSLAGSVIASDALFPFPDSVEIAAAAGATAVIQPGGSVRDDEVIAAANRLGMAMVFTGRRHFLH; the protein is encoded by the coding sequence GTGCGTGCACTGTTGAGCGTTTCTGATAAGCGCGGCATCGAGGCATTCGCTGCCGGTCTGGTTGAACTCGGGTACGAGATTGTTTCGACCGGCAACACGGCGCGAACGCTTGCGGCCGCCGGTATTCCGGTTCGACCGGTCAGTGATGTCACCGGTTTTCCTGAGATTCTCGGCGGGCGGGTGAAAACGCTCCACCCTGCCATTCATGCTGGCATCCTGGCGCGTCGTGACGATCCTGGACACATGGCGGCGCTGGATGTCCACGGTATTGCGCCGATCGATATTGTCGCTGTTAATCTCTACCCCTTCAGCGAGACGATTGCCCGTCCCGATGTTTCCTTTGCCGAAGCAATCGAGCAGATCGATATCGGCGGTCCTGCCCTGGTACGCGCCGCTGCCAAGAACCACGACTCGGTGCTGGTGGTGGTCAGTCCTGATGATTATGATCCGGTGCTGACGGCGCTGCGCTCCGAAGCGGTGACGCCTAACCTGCGCCGGCGTCTGGCAGCGCGCGCGTTTGCTCATACAGCAGCGTATGATGCTGCGATTGCTGCGTATCTGTCCGATGAACCCTTCCCGGAGACGCTGCCGCTGGCGTTCCGCAAGGCGCAGGATTTACGCTACGGTGAGAATCCACATCAGCGCGCTGCGCTTTATGGCGAGTTTCACACCTTCTTCGAGCAACTGCACGGTCGTGAGTTGTCGTATATCAACATCCTTGATATTGCTGCGGTACAGGGGTTGATCGAGGAGTTCGATCCACAGGAAGGCGCCGCACTGGCAATCGTCAAGCATACGAACCCGTGCGGCGTCGGCATCGGTGCAACGCCGCTCGAAGCCTGGGAAAAGGCATTTGCGACCGACCGCGAGGCGCCGTTCGGCGGCATCATTGCGGTGAACCAGACGCTTGATCTGCCGCTGGCGCAGGCGATTGACGAGATTTTCTCCGAGATTGTCATTGCGCCAGCGTTCGCCGATGATGCGCTGGCGCTGCTGCGGAAGAAGAAGAACCGCCGCCTGATGCGTGCGCTGCGCCCCGTTCGCCTTGCCCGCGGGCTGGCATACCACAGCGTGCCCGGCGGTATCCTGGCGCAGGAGCCAGACCTTGCGCCGCTCGATGAGGAGCCGTTCCAGGTTGTGACACAGCGCGCTCCGACTGAGACGGAACGGGCTGCGCTGCGCTTTGCCTGGCGCGTGGTGAAGCACGTCAAATCGAACGCGATAGTGTTTGCTGCTGCCGACCGGACGTTAGGCATCGGCGCCGGGCAGATGAGTCGCGTCGATAGTACGCGGGTGGCGGTGTGGAAAGCGCAGAACGCTGGTCTCTCGCTCGCCGGTTCGGTCATCGCCAGCGATGCGCTGTTCCCGTTCCCCGATAGTGTCGAGATTGCAGCGGCGGCGGGAGCAACAGCGGTTATTCAGCCCGGCGGATCGGTGCGCGATGATGAGGTGATCGCCGCCGCCAACCGGCTCGGCATGGCGATGGTGTTCACCGGCAGACGACATTTTCTGCACTGA
- a CDS encoding sensor histidine kinase, with the protein MTQDVQGIAVVHVNGNENGKEASLPTRTDYLGWIARAGLALTRCRTATDALDAMAAQLDAAPFLLRGYVILAEAETLRLSRVVSFGRAPTLPAALPLAGSLAGAAIAEKRLVVAPPAASSTAAWERTLASESTLVCAPFHGVASRGVIVAALADGAGKDEEYGACLQSAAMLMCSTLDRIGECETQLRQRMRQIDEAHTGRLALIGRLTAALAHEINNPLQAIANTLYLLQHRPLSDEKRQRYLGMAQQETERVIASVRRMLDLYRSSGQGKRPVALHRILDQAIQQASDVLRERGIVVRCLYAPDDLRVSGFAGHLRFACYNLILNSAYAMPRGGTLTIRTCWQDDDTAPSVVVEFADTGTLVDEADLPRLFDPDGPVRGEANGIELPLSYSIIEQHHGTLTVQCTDDQVIFRVCLPAAT; encoded by the coding sequence GTGACACAAGATGTGCAGGGCATTGCTGTTGTTCACGTGAACGGCAACGAAAATGGTAAAGAAGCGTCGCTGCCGACGCGTACCGATTACCTGGGCTGGATCGCCCGGGCAGGTCTGGCGCTGACGCGCTGTCGCACCGCAACCGATGCGCTCGACGCGATGGCGGCACAGCTTGACGCTGCGCCGTTTTTGCTGCGTGGTTACGTCATTCTGGCGGAGGCGGAAACGCTGCGCCTCAGTCGGGTGGTATCGTTTGGACGGGCGCCGACATTACCGGCGGCATTGCCGCTTGCCGGCAGTCTTGCTGGCGCTGCCATCGCTGAGAAACGTCTGGTCGTCGCTCCGCCTGCCGCGTCTTCAACCGCTGCCTGGGAACGAACCCTGGCATCAGAATCCACTCTGGTCTGTGCGCCGTTCCACGGCGTTGCATCACGCGGTGTCATCGTTGCCGCGCTGGCTGACGGCGCGGGTAAGGACGAGGAATATGGCGCATGTCTCCAGAGTGCGGCAATGCTGATGTGCTCGACTCTGGATCGCATCGGCGAGTGTGAAACGCAATTACGTCAGCGTATGCGGCAGATCGATGAGGCGCATACCGGTCGTCTTGCACTGATTGGACGTTTGACCGCTGCGCTTGCCCATGAGATTAACAATCCGCTTCAGGCAATTGCCAATACGCTCTATCTGTTACAGCATCGTCCGTTGAGCGATGAGAAACGCCAGCGCTATCTGGGGATGGCGCAGCAGGAGACGGAGCGTGTGATTGCAAGCGTGCGGCGGATGCTCGATCTCTACCGCTCGTCGGGGCAGGGGAAGCGCCCGGTGGCGTTGCACCGCATTCTTGATCAGGCGATCCAGCAGGCGAGTGATGTGCTTCGTGAACGCGGGATCGTTGTGCGATGCCTTTATGCGCCGGACGATCTGCGAGTGTCTGGCTTCGCCGGGCATCTGCGCTTCGCCTGTTACAATCTGATCCTCAATTCTGCATATGCGATGCCCAGGGGGGGGACATTGACCATCCGCACCTGCTGGCAGGATGATGACACTGCACCGTCGGTCGTGGTAGAGTTCGCCGATACCGGCACGCTGGTCGATGAAGCCGATCTGCCGCGTTTATTCGACCCGGACGGTCCGGTGCGCGGTGAGGCGAACGGCATTGAACTGCCGTTGAGTTACAGCATCATTGAGCAGCATCACGGTACGCTCACGGTCCAGTGCACTGATGATCAGGTGATCTTCCGCGTATGCCTGCCAGCGGCGACGTAG
- a CDS encoding GTP-binding protein, protein MALINVAAREIHCKIVYYGPGMSGKTSNLQYIHSQVPKEAKGELLSIATETERTLFFDFLPLDLGKVRGFQTRFHLYTVPGQVLYERTRVAVLSGADGVVFVADSQKHKLEENIRSLRELAVNITRQNKRFQDFPVVLQYNKRDVPGALPVATLDKYLNTLGWQRFEATATNGAGVFDTLKAISKLVISKL, encoded by the coding sequence ATGGCTCTGATCAACGTTGCTGCACGTGAGATCCATTGCAAGATCGTGTACTACGGCCCTGGCATGAGCGGGAAAACCAGCAACCTGCAGTATATCCACAGCCAGGTGCCCAAAGAAGCCAAAGGGGAGTTGTTGTCGATTGCTACGGAGACCGAGCGCACCCTGTTCTTCGACTTTTTGCCGCTCGATCTGGGAAAGGTGCGCGGGTTTCAGACGCGCTTTCACCTCTACACGGTTCCCGGTCAGGTGCTGTACGAGCGAACCCGCGTCGCTGTGCTCAGCGGCGCCGACGGGGTCGTCTTCGTCGCCGATTCGCAAAAGCACAAACTCGAAGAAAATATTCGCAGCCTGCGCGAACTGGCGGTCAATATCACGCGGCAGAACAAGCGCTTCCAGGATTTTCCGGTCGTGTTGCAGTACAATAAGCGCGATGTCCCCGGTGCGCTGCCGGTCGCGACGCTCGATAAATATCTGAATACGCTTGGGTGGCAGCGGTTCGAGGCAACGGCGACGAATGGCGCTGGCGTGTTCGATACGTTGAAGGCGATCAGCAAACTGGTCATTAGCAAACTGTAG
- a CDS encoding response regulator, translated as MLIWFFSVVPRAGAGLDDPWLTALLLAYPVGDLIVLFGVVHIALKSDNWRSALPMHMFSLGLLAFLAGDLGYSSMMMSETYQEGMWPSSLWIVAYTIFAVAAQLQLTSQAAPARQSATDGATTASLNLLPYLGIVVGFGLLLAVTIQNWTRPLGDLIIGALALTVIVMVRQVVAMRENVRLATERAAAEHASQIKSEFLANMSHELRTPLNSIINFTRIISTGARGPVTPEQIDYLNRVRQSGEHLLGLINDILDLSKIEAGRMELFRESFQIGDLIQSVLATASGLVKEKPIELRSEIAPHLPPVYADRTRVRQVLLNLLSNAAKFTDAGTITVHAEGCNGEIVIHVSDTGIGIAPEHLEKIFEAFRQLDNASNRRYEGTGLGLAICRRLVDLHGGRLWVESAVGVGSTFSFSLPLTAATQSASSPESSQTYEPSGAIPIIVIDDDPAAIEIVRTYLSCDGYSVVAVTDSRHAIAEVRRIKPAAIILDVLMPHRDGWEILADLKADSELQAIPVALYTIVEQQRLGFHLGASAYLIKPIDEMQLRATVAHLVQKNASIVVIDDDRNQLEIIATCLNRAGAYQVHTANSGAQGWAEIVRRRPDLIILDLMMPEIDGFTILKRLETDPHTRHIPVVVLSAKDLTIQERAYLAQRVKALLAKGDTSPEHLLNRVMELLNARNAMDVSAN; from the coding sequence ATGCTGATCTGGTTCTTCAGTGTTGTACCACGCGCCGGTGCAGGTCTGGACGATCCGTGGCTGACCGCATTGTTACTTGCGTACCCGGTTGGCGATCTGATCGTCCTGTTTGGCGTTGTGCACATTGCGCTCAAGAGCGACAACTGGCGCAGCGCTCTACCCATGCATATGTTCAGTCTTGGGTTGCTGGCGTTCCTCGCGGGCGACCTTGGTTATTCGAGCATGATGATGAGTGAAACATACCAGGAAGGTATGTGGCCCAGCAGTTTGTGGATCGTGGCATACACCATCTTTGCCGTCGCCGCCCAGTTGCAACTCACCAGTCAGGCTGCACCAGCACGTCAGTCTGCAACCGATGGCGCAACAACCGCCTCGCTCAACCTGCTCCCCTATCTCGGCATCGTCGTCGGTTTTGGGTTATTGCTGGCGGTGACCATTCAAAACTGGACGAGACCGCTTGGCGACTTAATCATCGGTGCGCTGGCTTTGACGGTGATTGTCATGGTTCGCCAGGTCGTCGCCATGCGCGAAAATGTGCGCCTGGCAACCGAGCGCGCCGCAGCCGAGCATGCCAGTCAGATCAAGAGCGAATTTCTGGCGAACATGTCGCACGAACTGCGCACGCCATTGAATTCAATCATCAACTTTACCCGCATCATCAGCACCGGTGCACGCGGACCCGTGACGCCAGAGCAGATCGATTACCTGAATCGGGTGCGGCAGAGCGGAGAGCATCTGCTGGGACTGATCAACGATATTCTCGATCTGTCGAAGATCGAAGCTGGTCGAATGGAACTCTTCCGCGAATCTTTCCAGATCGGCGACCTCATTCAGAGTGTTCTGGCGACGGCGAGCGGACTGGTCAAGGAGAAGCCGATCGAACTGCGGAGCGAGATTGCGCCACACCTGCCGCCGGTCTACGCTGATCGCACGCGCGTCCGGCAGGTCTTGCTCAACCTGCTCTCGAATGCGGCAAAGTTCACCGATGCTGGCACAATCACGGTGCACGCCGAAGGGTGCAATGGCGAGATCGTGATCCATGTGAGCGATACAGGAATCGGTATTGCACCGGAGCACCTCGAAAAGATCTTCGAGGCATTTCGCCAACTGGACAATGCCAGCAATCGTCGCTACGAGGGCACCGGCTTGGGGTTGGCGATCTGCCGTCGCCTGGTCGATCTGCACGGCGGCCGGTTGTGGGTCGAAAGCGCTGTGGGGGTCGGCTCGACCTTCTCGTTCAGCCTGCCGCTGACGGCAGCGACTCAGTCTGCGTCATCGCCTGAGTCGTCGCAGACATACGAACCGTCGGGCGCAATTCCGATAATCGTGATCGACGATGATCCCGCAGCCATTGAGATCGTTCGCACGTATCTATCGTGCGACGGATACTCGGTGGTTGCAGTCACCGACAGCCGTCACGCCATTGCAGAGGTGCGGCGGATTAAGCCAGCAGCGATCATCCTGGACGTGCTGATGCCGCACCGCGATGGCTGGGAGATTCTGGCGGATCTGAAAGCCGATTCAGAGTTACAGGCGATCCCGGTGGCGCTCTACACGATTGTCGAACAGCAGCGTCTCGGATTTCATCTCGGGGCCAGCGCATACCTGATCAAACCGATCGATGAGATGCAATTGCGCGCTACCGTAGCGCACCTGGTCCAGAAGAACGCTTCGATCGTCGTCATCGATGATGATCGCAATCAGCTCGAAATTATTGCCACCTGTCTCAATCGGGCAGGTGCGTACCAGGTGCACACGGCGAACAGCGGCGCACAGGGCTGGGCAGAGATAGTTCGACGGCGACCCGATCTGATCATCCTCGACCTGATGATGCCGGAAATCGATGGGTTCACGATTCTGAAACGATTGGAAACCGATCCGCACACCCGGCATATTCCGGTTGTTGTGTTGTCGGCGAAAGACCTGACCATTCAGGAGCGCGCGTATCTTGCGCAGCGTGTCAAAGCCCTGCTCGCCAAAGGTGACACGTCTCCTGAACATTTGCTCAATCGTGTCATGGAACTGTTGAACGCCAGGAATGCGATGGATGTGTCCGCGAACTGA